The sequence AGCAACCAATGCCAGAAGCAGCAGACTCCACATCAACGAAAATGACATTTTTAAGGTCTTCCACAAACAGCTTACACAAGATTTTGAATAGATATCTTcccatcatttttttaaatagctACATTGCAAATTTAATCCCTATAATTTGACAAAATCTTCATGGTTAGAATTATTTGCAAAAAtttatcaaaccataaaaactaaattataacttttaaaactacAACCTAAAACTCTCATCTTCTCCAAATCCTTTggaccaaatttataatttgaccTTTAAAATATCCAGCATTGTTCAAATATTGGAAAACAACGTGAAGAGGGAAATAACAGACGTGACTAATTTAAAAGTAATTCtgaaaaaacataatttttgtgCCCTACAAATTTATTTGTAGGGCAAAGATACCATAGTGGTCTTACTTTGAACTTACCTCTCAAAGATTAAGGAGCATGTAAACAAATCAAAGTTCACAATTATATGGCAATGACAAGTTAACTCAGCTCCATTTAAAAAAAGGGAGTGAGAACCCAGCAAACTTGCTGCATTTACAAGTAACAGAGGCAGCTTTCAATCTATTAGATGCCTGAATGTAATTCAGATAGTCACTATCGTCTGTTCCAAAAATTTCCTAAAACAGTTACAGAAATATGAAGTCTTGTGAGCTGTTCCAACAGCAgcttgaatgaagaagagaagagagtAGTAAATGACTTCCCTCTTCTAAGAAATTCATtcaaacgaaaaaaaaaaaataaaaagttacaGGAACAATCACCATCTTCTTCAATACTTCATTCTGCCTTCATCATGTCATCATCCACAAATTCCCATATAACCATTTCAACTTGCTGTTAGATAGCAATACGTTCCAATGGACGTTCTATTGATCAACTGCAATGTAGCAGAAGACAAACACAAAAAATCAGGTCCATAATTTATTTAGTTCACTGCACTTTGGCCCTTTAGAACTTGTTTTGCACTTTAATGCACTGTTGCAACATTTGACGGGAAAAACCTCATAAGGAAGCTTGAGAGAGACCAGATACAGATAATCCCGAGACATTGAAGAACATTCAACAGTGTACCCAGAGAGCTGTTTATTGCCAAGTTATTTGGAGTCATTTCAGCTCCTTTTATGGTAAATGAAAGTGCTGTCACCAGTTGTGCTGCTCTATTAAGTTGATGCAATCTATAAACCTGTTTAACAAGATCTCTTCAATTTGAATACatattgaataaaatagaaGGCCATATAAATTAttcataaatgtaaataatCACCAGAAATGATAGACTAATATATGACTTTTTGCATAAAATATCAAAACGAAGCAAATCCACCATGGATGGGCAAGACAACAAAAGATGTGGAGGGAGAATGATCATCTATGAATATTCTTACTTGAAAGACAATTGGAATAACAGGCCATGAAGGTGATTTCTTGCGCCGTGCATACTGTTCAAATGCAAATTGGACAACAATGCCAACAAGGTAAGGTGCAAGTGTTGCAGATGCTGCAGGGCCCGTCCATGGCCACACTAATCCCATAGTGACCATTGGTATTATTAAACTGAGTGCTAAGGTAGCTACAGAAGAGATCCTCTGTCCAAATTGATTAGACAGGGTTTGATAACTGGTTTTCATAGTATCAGGTTCAGTAGGCCTCCTTGAACGGTCTATTAGAAAAAGAAACACCGCAACACCACAATAGAATAGCACTTCCGTGAAGAACAATATTAGGAAGTCTGCAATCTCAGAAGATATTCATAGTTTCAATAGAGAATTTCAAACAGCAACTAAAAGTTTCCAACAGAATCTAAGTCTTCAAAGTAAAAATTTAACACGAGAGAACAAAATTCATATTTAACAGAACGTGAAACTTTTAAGGAAATTATCAAACTCCTTTGAGATCTAACAATGCTGCCTACTATAATCTCCTTTCCCTTAAATGTTGAATAATGAATGGCTTTTAAAACATCTGAACTTTTTTACACAAACTCAATAAAAAGCCATAAATTAAAATGTCTCCTTTGGCCTTCATTGCCCTTGCTGATAAGAGGCATGTTGACACACAGGAAATATTacttaatttataataatatataaaaaaaatattaatgagGTTAAGAGACTACAGAAGTAAGAGACTGCACTGACCTGTCAACAGAGAGTCCTCAAAGATATTTGAAAGTAGTTTCCGCAGATAAAGAGAGGGGAAAATGAAAGAAGCTACGAGGACAGCCGGACCAACAAACCATAAGAATTTGTATTGATTGCTTTGCACGCTAGACAAAGGAATCCGATTTCCTTCTTTATAATGGTTGTAAAAAGAGATAAAACCTGGTTTCCCACCAGTACCCTCATAGAGTAAAAATGAATCATTTTCGAGGGAGATATCTTCATTAGTAGGATGCTGATTTACTTGCTCTAGCTCACTTTGCTCCCTGCATTCAGACTGGTCTTCTGAAATAGCAGACAGAACGTTTTGCCTTGGAAATCTTCTCCAAGACCTCAGCAATCCATACATTAACTTGAAGGATTCAGCTATCCACAATTCCAAAAGTGAACAAAAAAGATAACATTTAGTAGTTTGGAGGAAAAAAACATTGACATTGGATTTGAACGAAATAGACATATTGGAAATGTCACAATAGGCATCTCACCAGGTAACTCACAGTGTGAACAGATCACTAATAATAGAAATGGTGGCTAAAAGAGAAGTTGTGAAAATAGAAACTAGATTATCCATTTTATAGccattttatatataaacaaattatcTGAGGGTCAAAGTAAATATTAAATTGCAAGTTATGACAGGAATTAATGAATGAAGGATACACATAAGAAATCCTACCTTTAGCAAACGTTAACCTCTGGAAACTACGTTGTTGGCTGTCAATGTCATATAATCCTCGTGAAAAGCTCAGCTggaaatcaaaataaaacacAGAGAGTCCATTAAATCAGATGATATCTTTTAGAAGACAATGAACATTTACAAAGAGACAACAACAATTTCAATATCAAAAGATTATCATACTAGAAGCATCTTACTAGTCAGTAAACGTCAAAGCAAAAGGCTACAGTTAGCAAGACTCTCAATAAAGATATCAAGAAGAATAATCATTGTAAACACTCTCAATATGTAATTAATTCAATACAGCAGAGGACACCTGTTCCCAATCCAAACCCTATTTTGTGTTCGCTTACTACgtaattaaatttaccatagCTTTTCTGTCAAAGCCTAGTTTATGTTTGCTTCGAATTACATTTCAACCCACACCACCAACAAGTTTTCACActccaagaagaaaaagaaagcaaGAAAGCAAGAATCTTATCCACAGCACTAATGTTGAAGCATCAACTtataaaaaacattaattttcaaagaaaacaGTAACATATGAGAAAGCGAATAGGACCAAAACACACCTGAAAGCTCCTCCGGCGGTCAGAGGTTGAAGATAGAGAAGGAACCGAGCAAGAAAGAGAAGCAGATTTAACAGACATGTCCGAGATAGAGAAAAAATCAAAACCCAACTCCAGTATCGACTCTACTAATCCATTTTGATGCACTCCAATGCGAGCTCATTGAATTTGAAGTACATTTCATCAATACCCACGAGGAAAATCCACTGGAAAATGAAGGGAAAGTAGAAGAAGTCGATGATTTTAGAGAGTGGGTTTCGGAAACGGGAAAAAGAATATAGCAACAGAGCCGCAGCCGCCTCCTTCGCTGTGTCTATTGATATTGGTAGCCTCAGACGGCGGGTGAAGGAAAGAATATGTAATTTTGACCGTCTTGTTTCCATCTCTTGTCGCCTATCCTCTATAGGACTGGTTGATTCCCTTTCCTTTGTGTGgataaatttctctctcttttttttccctttaaattaggtcaaattacaagtttaaattttattcaactgtctatatagttttttcctttttttaagtATTATAAGTTATTCTACACACGACCTCTTATTAGCAAATATATCTGTATGTTAATTGAGGTATACTCTGACTAGttgctaaattttaaaaagtattatctatatttatatgtatttgatatttgaaaaagtaTCTAATAATTCCTAAACTCTCGATATCTTATCCAaagtttttgaattaattttcaattctaATAAGTTATTGACTTTGACGTTGTTTAGAATTTACAAACGTATTATACACAAAATATTCTTTCTATTTAATCATTTACCATTAATGTGATATAAAAATTAGCCAATAATAAACTTACCTACTTGATACTTAGTCGGTCGATAGTACacttagaaaaaagaaataggtcaattatgaaataaaaactcaaaatttctatCCACTTAATTTTTAGAGGGACTATTATTACTATCATTATTATTCATGGATTAATCAAGTACGTATGATATTAGATTGAACCTTTCATAGATTTTGTCATCATTGtctatttcaaaaagaaaaatacttaggTATATCTCATTTCTATCTTTGTACATTCTACCATATTGACCAATCATAATGTGTCGTGTCATAAATTTTTCTtacttcttaaaaaaaaaaaaagattttttttatatatatttttttatgtaggTGTGTGATGAAAGTGGTTTACATATAGATGGGACCCAAGTATTGCtatttgagaaaaataacaaattacTCTAGAAAAACTGAGGCAATGAGGCAATTAGAGTATCAAATATTCAAGCAGAAAAATTGTCAAACTAGCTTTGATTTATGGAGCATGAGGCTAAGTGTCACCAAATCCAATTAGTTTAAACCAGGTTGATGAATTGAGAATGTTTCCATTTCATGAACAGACTACAGAAAGGAGAGCCAAAATTGATAATGAAATTGATACAAACATTTGGAAATAGTGAAGCAGCCTTACAAGTATATCATAGAACTTAACAGCTCTGACTACATTTTTAACTACCTCAAGCTGAAGAACGCATCCCACATGAAGAGAAGCAGTTGGTCAGCTGGCTTTATAAACGTGTCGACCTCCAACAAATGTTAGCTAACCGAACTCAGTTTGCTTTATAATCAATGACTTTCCATCAAGTTCCATCTAAACAAAGTTAGCTCTCTTTAGGAACCTTATCGTTCTGCAATAATATGGCCATACTAATTCTAGAAAGTCCGGGTACCTCTCCATAATCCATTCTTGCACAATTTCGAACTTTCTTCTCGACAACTCTTTATAATGGAGACTTCTAATATTCACTACAGGTTGCCAGACCCGAGCTCGTATCACCTCTTTAAGTCTCCCATGGGAAAAATAGTCACAGGCTAGCTTGTAATAACAGGGAAAGTTTTTCATCAAATATGCAGTTTGCTTGAAGCTCAAGATTGAGAGACAACACAACCAGTGAAACATCTTGATGTAGAAAGCTACAATGAATGGCCCAAACACCCACAAAGGCATCAGTTCTTTTGAAACTTGGGCTCCATGGAAGATTTTGATTGTCAGATACAACGGAATACTGCAGATTACAAAGAATAATTAGAAAGAATCCTCTAGTTGTAGCATTACTTTTTACTGTAAGATAACCACTAACTAGAGGATAGTTTCAATGATGAAGACAGAAAGAGATTGCTTCTTTGCATTTTGTGTTAAGCATAAAAAGAAGTTATTTATGCTATGATTATTAGCATATCTTGATTTTGGCCAATTCATCCAGCCTTTTCGTTTCACTCAGTGTTCTTGTGAGGgcaaagaaaaaagagagtaaTGCACCGAGAGTTTAGTACTTACAACATTAACAGAGGGATTTTAATCATGGGATCCAGACTGAGAACGTAGTACCAAAATGCTTCTAAGCTCTCACGTCTTTTCATATCATGAGGCTCTTGTAGAGTTGCTGAATTCTCACTCAACGGCATCCTTCCCAAAATCCCATCCACTTCTTCACTTGCTTGTTGAGTGCATAACATTGTCGGCCATTTCCtgaataatttattaatagAAGGGCGCGGTGCAATCCAATTGACTATTCCAGATGTATAAGATAGTACAACATTATTTGctttcaaattaacttttgaTGAAACATCACCATCTTCTCTTGTATCCTTTGGTACTTCAGACAGATTTTCTCCATCCCTGGGTTCACCGTTTGGAACGCTGTTTTTGAAGGCTGATATTCTCAGAAGCTTAAATTTTGATCCACATCTGGACGGAGTCCCTACACTGGAGTTAAGATCTATAAGTACATCATACAAGGGGTTCGGGAGTTCTTCAATCAAGCACAAAGCGCAAGGACAAAGTTTAAATGAGacagaattaatttattatctgAACATCAGGATGTAAACTACATTAgctattctttcttttttttccttttagttacACTACATTAGCTATTCTCTATAATCAGTGGCCTaaatctaaatcaaagtgaAGTCAAACGTTGATTTCATGAGTTTACCAGCCACTTATATTCATATCAGAACTAAAGGGAACTGACCTTAACTGGATCTTTTGCTTTAACAGTACACACCTATCAGCTTTCCCAAAAAATTTTGACGTCTCTATACATTGCTTCAACTTCATTCCCTGGCTCCATGATAAAAGGCTCGAGGATGTTGTAATGGAACCCTTGAAACGcaagaaaagaaatatagaCATTCACAAGAatcaatgaatttttttttttttaaagatactTATCAGATGGCATGGAAGAGATTTCCACAGTGTTTATGAAAAATGATAACATAGAAGCTTGACGGATAACTCACATACATTCAATCTTAAAGATTCCTCCACAAGTTCACTAGGACTACACTACAAGGGCAATCATGGTCTGTTATGCCTTTAAAGTCTTTTCATGGCAGAATAATGAAATGAGCTTTACCAATTTAAAGATTTAAAGCCACAAGTAATTGAAGTTTGGAGGCAGGTCCCCCTCTTGGAAGCATCCATTAAAATAATACATATGGTATTGAGatgaatattaattatgttaaaGGAAATAGAACACAAGCTCATCTGTACGTATTAATCAACATTATACACATCAAACATGTTACTAATGGCTAGATGAAATGAGATGGCCTAGTTACATCTCCAAAATTTAGTGGAAGGCATTATGTTCTCGTATGACACGGATACTCTACATTTCGTGCATGTATGATGGTGAAAAACAAGTCCAGGCATTGTAGCATTGGATGACATTTGGAGACTGGTCAAAGTTTCTTTAAGACACCTGCATTTGATAAGTAATCAACGTGATATAATCTCCACCGTAAGCATCAAACCATTCATTAAGGCCTAACTCATCAAACGTTGACCAGATGAATATTTATCCAATAAAGAAGAGTATAAGGATTAATAAGCTACCATAAGGTTGTAAAGCAGAACGGAGCATCCTTATGAGCAAGTTATAGTAGATAATAGAATCAACATATCACACAACCATTTCCATCAAATTCTAACCCTAAGCATCCAATTCCGTTGTGATCAACTCCACAAATGCAAATCCGAATGAAAACGTTACCAAAGTTCCATCAAATGCTAACCACAGAGATACTACCGCTGGCAGAAAATTCTTGGGAATTTTGGACAACGATTATCAAGGACATTTGCCGAAGTTCaattatgataaaattatccCCAATTAGGTTTTATATCGTAACTTGGTTTGAAAGTCATGGATAGACATTTACCATCAGTGTTCCGTAATAAATGAACTTGAATACCGAGATCAATTATCGACTTATCTCTAATTCTCTCACGTCCAGCATCATTGGGGTTTTTCTATGTTGAAACTTTAACAGAATACAAGTAACTAAGTAAAGAAACTCCGCTGTCAGCTTCAGTTCAAACTACCAAGAACCCCCAAAAACCATCGAAAACCCATAAAATGGGAACCTAAAATGCAATAAGTCATTACAGTCTCTgcaccaaaaaggaaaaagagaaagaaatactGGAAGTAACTAATAAATGCGGGAAGTAGAGAAGCATAGGAAAGCAAAAGAATCCGAACCGACCAGAGCAGTGGAATCCATTGAAGAAAGAGCGAGTCCCTCAAGTGTAATAAATCCAAGTGGAAAGAGGAGACGAAGAGGAAGGTGTGGAATgagaattcaggtcatgttgtAGATAGACTTCTGTAATTGACTTTCTGAAAGCGGATGAAGGTTGAAGATGACGCCCTTCCTTCAGAAAGCTACTGCTTAAACTGAAGCGA comes from Benincasa hispida cultivar B227 chromosome 2, ASM972705v1, whole genome shotgun sequence and encodes:
- the LOC120071064 gene encoding uncharacterized protein LOC120071064 isoform X1 — translated: MSVKSASLSCSVPSLSSTSDRRRSFQLSFSRGLYDIDSQQRSFQRLTFAKAESFKLMYGLLRSWRRFPRQNVLSAISEDQSECREQSELEQVNQHPTNEDISLENDSFLLYEGTGGKPGFISFYNHYKEGNRIPLSSVQSNQYKFLWFVGPAVLVASFIFPSLYLRKLLSNIFEDSLLTDFLILFFTEVLFYCGVAVFLFLIDRSRRPTEPDTMKTSYQTLSNQFGQRISSVATLALSLIIPMVTMGLVWPWTGPAASATLAPYLVGIVVQFAFEQYARRKKSPSWPVIPIVFQVYRLHQLNRAAQLVTALSFTIKGAEMTPNNLAINSSLGTLLNVLQCLGIICIWSLSSFLMRFFPSNVATVH
- the LOC120071064 gene encoding uncharacterized protein LOC120071064 isoform X2; the encoded protein is MYGLLRSWRRFPRQNVLSAISEDQSECREQSELEQVNQHPTNEDISLENDSFLLYEGTGGKPGFISFYNHYKEGNRIPLSSVQSNQYKFLWFVGPAVLVASFIFPSLYLRKLLSNIFEDSLLTDFLILFFTEVLFYCGVAVFLFLIDRSRRPTEPDTMKTSYQTLSNQFGQRISSVATLALSLIIPMVTMGLVWPWTGPAASATLAPYLVGIVVQFAFEQYARRKKSPSWPVIPIVFQVYRLHQLNRAAQLVTALSFTIKGAEMTPNNLAINSSLGTLLNVLQCLGIICIWSLSSFLMRFFPSNVATVH
- the LOC120071260 gene encoding uncharacterized protein LOC120071260 isoform X2, which gives rise to MDSTALGSITTSSSLLSWSQGMKLKQCIETSKFFGKADRCVLLKQKIQLSVGTPSRCGSKFKLLRISAFKNSVPNGEPRDGENLSEVPKDTREDGDVSSKVNLKANNVVLSYTSGIVNWIAPRPSINKLFRKWPTMLCTQQASEEVDGILGRMPLSENSATLQEPHDMKRRESLEAFWYYVLSLDPMIKIPLLMFIPLYLTIKIFHGAQVSKELMPLWVFGPFIVAFYIKMFHWLCCLSILSFKQTAYLMKNFPCYYKLACDYFSHGRLKEVIRARVWQPVVNIRSLHYKELSRRKFEIVQEWIMERYPDFLELVWPYYCRTIRFLKRANFV
- the LOC120071260 gene encoding uncharacterized protein LOC120071260 isoform X3; translated protein: MGSITTSSSLLSWSQGMKLKQCIETSKFFGKADRCVLLKQKIQLSVGTPSRCGSKFKLLRISAFKNSVPNGEPRDGENLSEVPKDTREDGDVSSKVNLKANNVVLSYTSGIVNWIAPRPSINKLFRKWPTMLCTQQASEEVDGILGRMPLSENSATLQEPHDMKRRESLEAFWYYVLSLDPMIKIPLLMFIPLYLTIKIFHGAQVSKELMPLWVFGPFIVAFYIKMFHWLCCLSILSFKQTAYLMKNFPCYYKLACDYFSHGRLKEVIRARVWQPVVNIRSLHYKELSRRKFEIVQEWIMERYPDFLELVWPYYCRTIRFLKRANFV
- the LOC120071260 gene encoding uncharacterized protein LOC120071260 isoform X1, whose translation is MSIFLFLRFKGSITTSSSLLSWSQGMKLKQCIETSKFFGKADRCVLLKQKIQLSVGTPSRCGSKFKLLRISAFKNSVPNGEPRDGENLSEVPKDTREDGDVSSKVNLKANNVVLSYTSGIVNWIAPRPSINKLFRKWPTMLCTQQASEEVDGILGRMPLSENSATLQEPHDMKRRESLEAFWYYVLSLDPMIKIPLLMFIPLYLTIKIFHGAQVSKELMPLWVFGPFIVAFYIKMFHWLCCLSILSFKQTAYLMKNFPCYYKLACDYFSHGRLKEVIRARVWQPVVNIRSLHYKELSRRKFEIVQEWIMERYPDFLELVWPYYCRTIRFLKRANFV